A genomic region of Paroedura picta isolate Pp20150507F chromosome 4, Ppicta_v3.0, whole genome shotgun sequence contains the following coding sequences:
- the PRICKLE4 gene encoding prickle-like protein 4: MEGAALGLDSRESSISFLRMSLPSPTWSQREKAPCISTLPALLPASSSDSDSGCALEDYTGLATEIPPAEVAIHVGSQSFNAVPATTPNWLHVKALLQQLPPQDCDEKYCPSIGEEEREQLRTFAAQRRQESLGQGVTCLISSTIHGCSCRKCGKKMSTGEQGILASKLGGHCCWHPACFVCHTCLQPLVDLIYFHRDGKIYCGRHHAEFFHPRCASCDQLIFTLECMEAEGLCWHEEHFCCLECDLPLGARRYVMKGGQPYCCACFESLYADVCQACGEIIGVDSEQASLQGQHWHAKASCFCCSLCKKALLGQPITTRHGLLFCSEACSLEKESALSSSGSDSSDSAFISAPSPDSTPTPRAKNRSPCCSFAAARTNSDDCEQTAEVTEQLCTPGDFTSLLSEFTSHEEEAVFRNKSVSLQLEEIEPQADSSHPPEAQQSSIHEDPLPQASWHQVGDHHSKSCLSTASNALALVMEGLRGAGPGKLEPVQEQDDTWCPTCSSSSDSESEPEGFFFGTPIPKPGPRHLPLPTVEQQALGKGGGRAARARASSKHCSIS, encoded by the exons ATGGAGGGGGCTGCCCTAGGCTTGGATTCTCGAGAAAGcag CATCTCCTTTCTGCGGATGTCCCTCCCAAGTCCTACATGGTCCCAGAGAGAGAAAGCTCCATGCATTTCTACTCTACCTGCCCTTCTAcctgcttcttcttcagacaGTGATTCTGGCTGCGCCCTGGAAGATTACACAGGACTTGCTACAGAAATCCCTCCAGCAGAG GTGGCAATACACGTTGGTTCTCAGTCATTCAATGCAGTCCCTGCTACCACTCCAAATTGGCTCCACGTCAAAGCTCTCCTTCAGCAGCTGCCGCCACAAGACTGCGAT GAGAAATATTGCCCATCCAttggggaagaggagagggagcaGCTACGAACATTTGCTGCACAGCGGCGGCAGGAATCACTGGGCCAGGGTGTCACCTGCTTGATATCTTCTACAATACATGGCTGTTCCTGCAGAAAG TGTGGTAAGAAGATGAGCACAGGAGAACAGGGTATCTTAGCATCCAAACTGGGAGGTCATTGCTGCTGGCACCCAGCCTGCTTTGTCTGTCACACTTGTCTTCAACCTCTTGTGGATCTCATATACTTCCATCGGGATGGGAAGATCTACTGCGGACGACATcatgcagaattcttccacccacGGTGCGCTTCTTGTGATCAG CTGATCTTCACCTTGGAGTGCATGGAGGCTGAAGGCCTGTGCTGGCATGAAGAGCACTTTTGCTGCCTGGAGTGTGACTTGCCCCTGGGGGCACGGCGGTATGTTATGAAAGGTGGCCAACCCTACTGCTGTGCCTGTTTTGAGAGTCTTTATGCAGATGTCTGTCAAGCCTGTGGAGAGATTATTG GTGTTGACAGTGAACAAGCCAGCCTCCAGGGTCAGCACTGGCATGCCAAAGCCTCTTGTTTCTGCTGCAGCCTTTGCAAGAAAGCATTACTAGGCCAGCCGATCACTACTCGCCATGGCCTTCTCTTTTGTTCTGAGGCCTGTAGCTTGGAGAAGGAGTCAGCACTCTCATCCTCAGGCTCAGATTCTTCAGACTCTGCTTTCATCTCAGCTCCTTCCCCCGACTCCACACCCACTCCTAGAGCCAAAAACAGAAGCCCATGTTGCTCCTTTGCAGCTGCAAGAACCAACAGTGATGACTGCGAGCAAACGGCAGAAG taACAGAACAGCTATGTACACCTGGGGATTTCACATCCCTTCTTTCAGAATTCACCAGCCACGAGGAAGAAGCTGTTTTCAGGAACAAATCAGTCTCCCTGCAGCTTGAAGAAATTGAACCACAAGCTGATTCTTCACATCCTCCAGAAGCACAGCAGAGCTCAATCCATGAGGACCCTCTCCCACAAGCATCCTGGCACCAGGTTGGAGATCACCACTCTAAAAGCTGTCTTTCTACAGCCTCGAATGCATTGGCACTGGTCATGGAGGGGCTGCGTGGAGCTGGCCCTGGCAAACTGGAACCTGTACAGGAACAAGATGACACTTGGTGCCCTACTTGCTCATCCTCTTCTGATTCTGAATCTGAGCCAGAAGGCTTCTTTTTTGGGACACCAATCCCAAAGCCTGGGCCCAggcatcttcctctccccactgtggAACAGCAGGCACTTGGCAAAGGAGGAGGACGAGCAGCCAGAGCACGAGCAAGCAGCAAACACTGTAGTATCTCCTAG